In Thunnus thynnus chromosome 13, fThuThy2.1, whole genome shotgun sequence, the following proteins share a genomic window:
- the LOC137195244 gene encoding myosin heavy chain, clone 203-like, producing MVEVHFINLEEIVQQSDEEEQTISEREELRRRLIQAGTSYRQKKELYDRILADGLALEELTNEIVAENKKLTGRVKELQQQLANIKKKKQKQEEEEEAQTEELLFEEEEKRIVRHQSIYIKNMEKDNQKLREKNENLSVELDQLCLTEKYEDHLEKLKTTEQELEHKLEEIEEALRSKDDEIKKKFRTVVEKLNEIEEHLNNMKALRQERRELREQLRSTQEEQILAARSSPEEPLSEKRQPLDVSAMDEEDEEQDKKTESWWHRCATILWRGIKAAGLITNCVLLSVGIMTSIVPFCNSSNPDCNLWSIIFNMLEPYSQLQHIHPPVS from the exons ATGGTAGAAGTGCACTTCATAAATCTAGAGGAAATAGTTCAACAGAGTGACGAAGAGGAGCAAACTATCAG TGAACGGGAAGAGCTCAGGAGAAGACTCATTCAAGCAGGAACCAGCTACAGACAGAAGAAGGAGCTCTATGACAGGATATTGGCGGATGGACTGGCGCTTGAGGAATTGACAAACGAGATTGTAGCTGAAAACAAGAAACTTACCGGCAGAGTGAAAGA gttGCAACAGCAGCTggcaaatattaaaaagaagaagcagaagcaagaagaagaggaagaagccCAGACAGAGGAGCTTCTGtttgaggaagaagaaaaaagaattgTTAGGCATCAGtcaatttacataaaaaatatg GAAAAGGATAATCAGAAGCTGAGGGAGAAGAATGAGAATTTGAGTGTTGAA CTGGACCAACTCTGTCTGACAGAGAAATATGAGGATCACCTTGAAAAGCTGAAAACGACTGAGCAGGAATTAGAG CACAAATTGGAGGAGATTGAGGAAGCCCTACGTAGTAAAGATGATGAAATCAAGAAG AAATTCCGGACAGTGGTTGAAAAACTGAACGAGATAGAGGAGCATTTAAACAACATGAAG GCTCTCAGACAGGAACGACGAGAACTTCGAGAACAACTGAGAAGCACACAGGAAGAGCAGATATT AGCTGCACGGAGTTCTCCAGAGGAGCCATTAAGTGAAAAAAGACAACCACTGGACGTTTCAGCAATG gatgaggaggatgaagaacAAGATAAGAAGACTGAGAG ctggTGGCATCGTTGTGCTACGATCCTGTGGAGAGGAATTAAGGCAGCCGGGCTTATCACCAATTGTGTCCTCCTTTCTGTGGGTATCATGACCTCAATCGTGCCTTTCTGCAACAGTTCCAACCCTGACTGCAACCTTTGGAGCATCATCTTCAACATGCTGGAGCCCTACAGCCAGCTCCAGCACATACACCCTCCTGTTAGCTAA